The Cloeon dipterum chromosome 3, ieCloDipt1.1, whole genome shotgun sequence genome includes a region encoding these proteins:
- the LOC135938480 gene encoding short/branched chain specific acyl-CoA dehydrogenase, mitochondrial-like, with the protein MSRSLVFKHLRSLQKASVGRGFISVRQNHHAGAPLGHFTDEETMMRDTVRKLAQEKIAPLVKKMDEEEKLDPSILPMYFENGLMGIEIPPDYGGTGASFFSSILVVEELSKVDPAVSLVCDIQNTLVNSLIMQLGTEEQKKKYLPRLAQDTVGVFCLSEPWSGSDAFAMKTVAKKDNDDFIIDGSKVWISTADQAGIFLVMANADPSAGYRGITTFIVEAGTPGLSIGRKENKLGIRASSTCQVIFDGVRVSKSNILGEFGKGYRYAAGMLNEGRIGIGAQMVGLAQGCFDATIPYTLERKQFKQPIYDFQGMQHQIADIATQIEAARLLVYNAARLREAGEPFVKQASMAKLFSSQVATLTTSKCVEWMGGVGFTRDLPQEKFYRDCKIGCIYEGTSNIQLNTIAKLLKQEFS; encoded by the exons ATGAGCCGGTCTCTGGTTTTCAAG CATTTAAGAAGCCTGCAGAAAGCAAGCGTAGGAAGAGGATTTATCAGCGTTCGACAGAATCATCATGCTGGGGCGCCTTTGGGACACTTCACAGATGAGGAGACAATGATGAGAGACACGG TTCGGAAACTGGCCCAAGAAAAAATCGCACCATTAGTCAAGAAAATGGATGAAGAAGAAAAACTGGATCCAAGCATTTTGCCaatgtattttgaaaatggg TTAATGGGAATCGAGATTCCTCCTGACTATGGTGGCACCGGCGCCTCCTTTTTCTCGAGCATCCTGGTTGTGGAGGAACTGTCTAAGGTTGACCCTGCTGTCAGCCTGGTTTGCGACATTCAGAACACCCTGGTCAACAGCCTGATAATGCAACTGGGGACCGAGGAGCAGAAAAAGAAGTACCTGCCAAGACTTGCCCAAGATACT GTTGGCGTATTTTGCCTGTCAGAGCCGTGGTCAGGATCTGACGCCTTCGCCATGAAGACCGTCGCAAAGAAAGACAACGACGACTTCATCATTGATGGTAGCAAAGTTTGGATTTCAACCGCTGACCAAGCTGGAATTTTCCTCGTCATGGCAAATGCTGACCCATCTGCC gGCTATCGAGGTATCACAACATTTATTGTGGAAGCGGGCACTCCTGGACTGAGCATAGGCAGAAAAGAGAACAAGCTTGGCATCAGAGCTTCAAGCACCTGTCAGGTCATTTTTGACGGAGTTAGG GTTTCAAAGTCCAATATTTTGGGCGAATTCGGCAAGGGCTATCGGTACGCTGCTGGAATGCTGAACGAAGGCCGCATTGGAATTGGTGCCCAAATGGTCGGCCTTGCTCAAGGCTGTTTTGATGCCACCATTCCCTACACGCTTGAGAGAAAGCAGTTCAAACAGCCAATCTACGATTTCCAG GGCATGCAACATCAAATTGCTGACATTGCAACTCAAATCGAGGCAGCTCGTCTTCTGGTCTACAACGCCGCTAGGCTCCGAGAAGCTGGGGAGCCTTTTGTCAAGCAGGCCTCCATGGCAAAGCTGTTTAGCTCTC AAGTAGCAACATTGACAACTTCTAAGTGCGTTGAGTGGATGGGCGGTGTAGGCTTCACTAGGGACTTGCCCCAAGAGAAGTTCTACAGGGATTGCAAGATTGGCTGCATTTACGAAGGCACCTCGAACATCCAGCTCAACACAATCGCCAAGTTGCTCAAGCAGGAGTTCTCCTAA
- the LOC135938479 gene encoding uncharacterized protein LOC135938479 isoform X2 gives MKLCYNLGISLAFLFSALAAQNEIFRGGNQVETVTVSKHDSCFQVIQKYNASELEISENGTSKIFLQWPTHVRCDLGYAEAIIYFNEHAKTPSVCSSSGRSEFNSYLLRNYLIQEYSSGRNDSEEMTFNVAKQGCFFAEIVYTNYSTNERTIFTSRPVFVHTQVPKDKSINLRSLVSSDDKLYLDMILLMVAVGVAVLCVAYRASCRLYKFIFKGSEEEERLPVILTIVKQNTIKKQRSLKVLLLYARQEEEFMNLVQELREHLQSSLACEVVDIYHKDYEHRVNEFGFEFVEDFLHSDSCFNVHHEVKIVMIHTDWGLKIYEAHMTKCKIQYKEPKYIDSYYDEALKILIQAENVDYQKIYHIGFEDYPLEKPLSRPKFNCNPMYYYPKEFELFVQAIKRRPDEKIQEESTDDLQLAETPC, from the exons ATGAAACTATGCTACAATTTAGGAATATCTTTGGCTTTCCTTTTTAGTGCTTTGGCAGCACAAAAT gaaatttttcgTGGTGGCAACCAAGTCGAAACTGTCACCGTAAGCAAGCATGATAGTTGCTTCCAGGTTATCCAAAAATATA ATGCGAGCGAACTGGAAATATCCGAAAATGGcacaagcaaaatatttctccaATGGCCAACACACGTGAGATGTGACTTAGGGTACGCTGAGGCGATAATTTACTTCAATGAGCACGCTAAAACCCCGTCAGTATGCAGTAGCAGTGGAAGATCAGAATTCAATTCTTACCTATTGAGGAACTATCTTATTCAAGAGTACTCTTCTGGAAGAAACGATTCAGAAGAAATGACTTTTAATGTAGCAAAGCAAGGATGCTTCTTCGCTGAAATTGTTTATACGAATTACTCAACTAATGAAAGAACGATTTTCACCAGCAGACCAGTGTTTGTGCACACTCAAGTTCCAAAAG ATAAAAGCATTAATCTGCGCAGTTTAGTTTCTTCAGATGACAAGCTGTACCTAGACATGATTCTTTTAATGGTTGCTGTGGGAGTTGCTGTTTTATGCGTTGCCTACAGGGCCAGTTGCCGACTTtacaagtttattttcaaggGAAGCGAAGAAGAGGAGAGAT TGCCGGTGATTCTCACAATAGTGAAACAAAACACTATTAAGAAACAGAGAAGCTTGAAAGTACTGCTTTTGTACGCAAGACAAGAAGAGGAGTTTATGAACTTAGTTCAGGAGCTGAGAGAACACCTACAAAGTAGTCTCGCTTGTGAG gtggTCGACATCTACCACAAAGACTACGAGCACAGAGTGAACGAGTTTGGGTTTGAGTTTGTTGAAGATTTCCTGCATAGCGATTCCTGCTTCAACGTTCACCATGAAGTGAAAATTGTTATGATCCACACGGATTGGGGATTGAAAATTTACGAGGCGCACATGACAAAATGCAAGATTCAGTACAAGGAACCAAAATACATTGACTCCTATTATGACGAGgccctgaaaattttaatccaagcCGAAAACGTTGATTACCAAAAGATATATCACATTGGATTTGAAGACTACCCACTGGAGAAACCACTTAGCAGACCAAAATTCAACTGTAACCCTATGTATTACTACCCAAAGGAGTTTGAGCTCTTTGTTCAAGCCATCAAACGGAG GccagatgaaaaaattcaagaagaaTCAACAGATGACTTGCAATTAGCTGAAACCCCTTGTTAA
- the LOC135938479 gene encoding uncharacterized protein LOC135938479 isoform X1: MKLCYNLGISLAFLFSALAAQNEIFRGGNQVETVTVSKHDSCFQVIQKYSEYTERFIRSSLSRIFSAIDASELEISENGTSKIFLQWPTHVRCDLGYAEAIIYFNEHAKTPSVCSSSGRSEFNSYLLRNYLIQEYSSGRNDSEEMTFNVAKQGCFFAEIVYTNYSTNERTIFTSRPVFVHTQVPKDKSINLRSLVSSDDKLYLDMILLMVAVGVAVLCVAYRASCRLYKFIFKGSEEEERLPVILTIVKQNTIKKQRSLKVLLLYARQEEEFMNLVQELREHLQSSLACEVVDIYHKDYEHRVNEFGFEFVEDFLHSDSCFNVHHEVKIVMIHTDWGLKIYEAHMTKCKIQYKEPKYIDSYYDEALKILIQAENVDYQKIYHIGFEDYPLEKPLSRPKFNCNPMYYYPKEFELFVQAIKRRPDEKIQEESTDDLQLAETPC; encoded by the exons ATGAAACTATGCTACAATTTAGGAATATCTTTGGCTTTCCTTTTTAGTGCTTTGGCAGCACAAAAT gaaatttttcgTGGTGGCAACCAAGTCGAAACTGTCACCGTAAGCAAGCATGATAGTTGCTTCCAGGTTATCCAAAAATATAGTGAGTATACAGAGCGATTCATTAGATCAAGTTTATCAAGGATATTTTCCGCGATAGATGCGAGCGAACTGGAAATATCCGAAAATGGcacaagcaaaatatttctccaATGGCCAACACACGTGAGATGTGACTTAGGGTACGCTGAGGCGATAATTTACTTCAATGAGCACGCTAAAACCCCGTCAGTATGCAGTAGCAGTGGAAGATCAGAATTCAATTCTTACCTATTGAGGAACTATCTTATTCAAGAGTACTCTTCTGGAAGAAACGATTCAGAAGAAATGACTTTTAATGTAGCAAAGCAAGGATGCTTCTTCGCTGAAATTGTTTATACGAATTACTCAACTAATGAAAGAACGATTTTCACCAGCAGACCAGTGTTTGTGCACACTCAAGTTCCAAAAG ATAAAAGCATTAATCTGCGCAGTTTAGTTTCTTCAGATGACAAGCTGTACCTAGACATGATTCTTTTAATGGTTGCTGTGGGAGTTGCTGTTTTATGCGTTGCCTACAGGGCCAGTTGCCGACTTtacaagtttattttcaaggGAAGCGAAGAAGAGGAGAGAT TGCCGGTGATTCTCACAATAGTGAAACAAAACACTATTAAGAAACAGAGAAGCTTGAAAGTACTGCTTTTGTACGCAAGACAAGAAGAGGAGTTTATGAACTTAGTTCAGGAGCTGAGAGAACACCTACAAAGTAGTCTCGCTTGTGAG gtggTCGACATCTACCACAAAGACTACGAGCACAGAGTGAACGAGTTTGGGTTTGAGTTTGTTGAAGATTTCCTGCATAGCGATTCCTGCTTCAACGTTCACCATGAAGTGAAAATTGTTATGATCCACACGGATTGGGGATTGAAAATTTACGAGGCGCACATGACAAAATGCAAGATTCAGTACAAGGAACCAAAATACATTGACTCCTATTATGACGAGgccctgaaaattttaatccaagcCGAAAACGTTGATTACCAAAAGATATATCACATTGGATTTGAAGACTACCCACTGGAGAAACCACTTAGCAGACCAAAATTCAACTGTAACCCTATGTATTACTACCCAAAGGAGTTTGAGCTCTTTGTTCAAGCCATCAAACGGAG GccagatgaaaaaattcaagaagaaTCAACAGATGACTTGCAATTAGCTGAAACCCCTTGTTAA